The genomic window GGCAACCGAAGAGGATGGATTGGGTAGATTTATAAGGCATAGTGGTAAATTGATTCAAAATTCTCATGAAACCTCCGATGATATCTTGCCTCACCAGGTAAAAGAGAAGATGTTGGAGGATAGCTCGAACCAATTCTCCACAGGGAATGTGAGTCACTTGATGCATAAGGTTGCTGAATTATCAGCTTCTGACCCGATATCAACATGGACAGGTAATGTTGTTGAATTTAGACCATGTTCTCAAAAAGTTACTGGCACAAGCCCCTCACAGTCTAAGGATGTAACATTTGATAGCACTCATCTGCTAGTTCAAGATTCACCTACTGTGCAAGCAGTCAAGATGTCAGAGGAATGTGCAGAATCTGGCAATGCATTAAATCAAATAATTGGTGGTGCTTCTAGAGAAAACCCTTTGATGCAAATACAGAGGAAGGAAATTGTTGAGTCTTTAGATAATGATCCCACTGATGATCTATGTGAAGAAACAATGAGCAAGGATACTGTCATGAGAACTGATGGTCTAAATCTACCTTCCAAGGAAGCATTTGGAAAACCATCTCCTCACACTGAAAGGGTATCTTCTGTTTTAAGAAGCAAGCAATTGGCAGACGCTGACAACTCTGATGTTCTGTTAGGTCCATGCTCTGAAAATCTGAAGGAATCTTTGCGGAACTCTCTAGATGAGAACACTGAGTCTTCTACACCAGAAAAGATGGATGTTGATCCTAATGATGGGATCAAGGAAGAATATGATAGTCTCTCATATGGTGTGTCCTTGTTAGATGGTGACAAAAAGGCACAAGATATTCACAAATATGGTGATGATTTAGACCCACCAAGAGATGTTCCCCTATCTGTTAAGTCACAACCATTGCCAGTCACCATGCAACTAGAAGAAAAGTTGGAACCTGGTGATGGATTACCATCTTCCAATGTAAGTATTTCGGTTTTGTCTTCACAAGGAGGTAAACAACCAGCTCTTTCATCTGCCATCGACTGCAAGGATTTACCTGCTACTGGTGAATCCTTGCACCAATTTGTTGAAGATAACTTGTTGGAAGATTTAGATGATGCCCCCAAAGAGCCATCTTCTGCAAGAAGTCAATATCTTCTTGTCACCAAGGACAGCAGTGCTGCCTTTTCTCGGACCAATTTATTGGATCTCAAAgaaacttatcaagttggtgcagCTGTCATATCAGATCATGACAATGCAGATAATCAGTTGGGGGTGCCCCGGGTGATGCGACATATAAAAAGGCGCAGGCATGGTGATATGGCATATGAGGGAGATGTTGACTGGGAAGTTCTGATGCATGAGCAAGGATTATTTACAAATACTTCTACAGATGATGGAAACCGATCtgtcagagcaagagagaaatcTGATTCCCATTCAAATATACTTGAGGAGGTAGGTAATTCTCGTACAGCAGCAGTAGCAGCTGGGCTGAAAGCTCGTGCTGTGACTCCAATTGAAAAGATCAAATTTAAGGATGTCTTAAAACGCAAAGGTGGTCTCCAGGAATATCTGGATTGCAGGTACGTTAATCCTTCATGTTGAAGTTCGAAATTGTTCGCATGATTTTCCCGTTGAAAAGTTGGTTAATTTGTTTGCGATAGTTCTTAGAGTGTAAGTTTCTTAGTGGGTAATAGCTTTTAACATGTCCTTTTTCGCTAGGTTGGCATTTGCACTGCCTTATATGATGGCCCaatatttttaagtttaaattctcattttttaataaattttcctGTATCAATCATAGTTTAAATTCTCTTACAGTTAAGCTGGGAATTTTATATTCCCTGACATATTTGGTATGTCAACTTCAATATTTTCTCAGCCCCAACCCATGACCGGTAAAAGTGCACCACTTTTTTAGTACTATTATTTGGTATgattaaattgatttttttttctaataaagtcTTAACAAAAACTGATTGTTTGGAATGGAATATCTGACTTACTAGCTTGTTTACAATGGAGCTGAAATTGGAGTTAAATGGTGAATAATATAGGTGGAATGATAAAAAACCACATCATTACTGAAGATGCATCATGAGATTTCTTGGATGTCAAAGTTGTTTTGGCACTTGCAGGTTGTTGTATAATTTGAAGGATAATGTATCAGGTAGTGTCCATAAACTATAGTTTTACACATTTTACAGCATTGAGCATGACATGGAAGACTATCCTATGAATATGTGGAAAATCTGGATCTGTTATCTTTACTCACAAGACCTGCTTATCCTTTTCTGTTTcagtaatatttatttatttattactcTTATGCCAAATTTCTTAAGTAGGGAAAAGGATTTCTGCATGCCAAAAGGTAATAATTTTTTTCCAATATCTGTACAATATTTGGTATCAGTGGCTTTTGGAATTCTGTTTTTCTTGTTCTTGATATCTCCTGTTATATTATGAATTGACAGGGATTGTGGATAATTTCCTTTCCCCACCACTGTATATCATGTTTCATATTGTTTTGAGATGATCAATGCTAATGATTGAGCTATATTTTAATCAACATCTTCTTGTAGTAGCACAGTTTAAACAATTGATCTTTTCTTCAGACATTTCCTCATCTTAACTCAAACAATTGATCTGTATCAGATGCGGCTTGTGATCATCTGCAGACATAGGACTATTTAGCTGTTGCATTGGTGGCTTTTTGACTTGATCTTGATGCACCAAATATAcctgatttttttcctttttttttgcatTTCATTCCAGGAATTTAATTCTAGGTCGCTGGAGTAAAGATGTGAAGCACATATTGCCTCTTGTAGATTGTGGTGTATCTGATACTCCTTCAGAAGATGAATCGCCACGTGATTCTCTCATCCGTGAAATCTACATGTTTCTGGACCGCAATGTAAGTTTTCCTTGGCAGCATCCACATGTTTCCAGATATTCATGTTTTATGAGTGAGATCTAATGCTGACTGACTTATTCAGGtaacttttttcttttgaaaatttcatCATCTGGCCTATTCTTCACTACATTATGGAGTCAGTTATTGTGATGGACAAGTGGCAATTAACAGTTCAATTATCACCAAGCTTGTTAGCGAAATACTGGCTTAGGgatttttttccccttttaaAGAAAATTTAGTTGTTATTTTTTAACAACCTGCATATTCCACTTATATCTTTCTCGGGCATAACCTACTTTTCCAGTGGTCATTGGTTATTGCTGTACATTAAAATGACCATCTTTATTTCTGCtttttccctctttttcttttcaaaaacaagatcatctacagggtacaAAATTTAACCTCTAACAAGCTCCCTGCAGGGTTATATAAATGCAGGAATTGCATCAGAAAAGGAGACATCAGATCTGCCCGGTTTGCATCATTCTGAAGTTCCAAAGAAATTAAAACCTAAGAAAACTTATGGGGTAAAGACAACTGGTTCTGAGCTTGAAGTTCCCTTGGTTCAAAGTTATTTTAAGGTTTCTGAAAATGCTGAGATGATGGAGAATGACATGCCCTTTCTAGTTCAAAACACAAAATTGAAGCTTGATTCAGAAGTCCATGAAAATAATAATCTCCATTCATCTGGTTCTGGATCAGAATTGTCCTCTCTGGTGAAATTGAATGAACAGACAGTTGGCTGCATGGAACTAAATGTGCAGTCTGCATGTAGAAGATGTGAAACAGAAACATTCAACAGTGTTAAGTTTGGAAATAATATGTGCACAGATTGGGACTGCAATCCAAGGAGTGGGTACAGCAATGTCATACCAGATGACCAAGAGATTCAGCCAAATGATCCACAAGCAAAACCACATGGTTGTCCAATTTGTGTTTCATCTTCTAAGATCATTGGTCATGAGCCAAATCCTGATGTTTCTCTGAAGCAGATAGAGGATTTCTGTGATATGCACCAATCTGTAGAAAGTAAAAGAGAAAATATTGCATATATTGAAAATAGGGTGGCCCAGTCTACACTGCGATCTTTCGAGGTGGATAATGGTTCCGAATCTGATTTAAAAGTTTCAAAGAGAATTATTATTGTCGGAGCTGGTCCCGCTGGCTTAACTGCAGCACGACATCTTCAACGCCAAGGCTTTTCTGTCACTGTTCTGGAGGCTCGTGATAGAATAGGAGGTCGTGTGTATACAGACCGCAAATCACTTTCAGTTCCTGTTGATCTTGGTGCCAGCATTATCACTGGTGTAGAGGCTGATGTTGCAACTGAAAGAAGGCCAGACCCCTCCTCTCTCATCTGTAAGCAGTTAGGACTTGAATTAACTGTTTTGAACAGTGATTGCCCTCTTTATGATATAGTGACAGGTCATAAAGTTCCTGCTGAATTGGATGATGCTCTGGAAGCTGAATATAATAGTCTCCTTGATGACATGGTAGTACTTGTTGCACAAAATGGTGAGGGTGCAATGAGGATGTCACTTGAGGATGGACTAGAATATGCTCTTAGAAGGCGTCGAACAGCTCAGTTGACATCAGCTGCTTTAGACTTTGATCAAGTTAAGATGGACTGCAACTCTGGAATGATAAATACTGTTACAAATGCTTCCATGGCTACTGAAATGACAAATGCCGAGGACAGTCTTACAACAGACATATTGAGTCCACTTGAGAGAAGAGTGATGGATTGGCACTTTGCAAATCTGGAGTATGGTTGTGCTGCCTTGCTTAAGGAGGTATCTCTTCCCTACTGGAACCAGGATGATGTTTATGGAGGATTTGGAGGGGCTCACTGTATGATTAAAGGGGGTTACAGCACTATTATAGAAAGTCTAGGTAAGGGACTTGATATTCACTTAAACCAAATCGTTACTGAAGTCGTCTATGACATGAAGGACTCAGGCGAAGTTGGGCAACAGCAAAATAAAGTGAAAGTAAGTACATCCAATGGTGGTGAGTTTGTGGGAGATGCTGTCTTGATCACCGTGCCACTTGGTTGTCTGAAGGCAGATAGCATTAAGTTCTCTCCTCCCTTACCAGAGTGGAAGAAATCCTCTATCCAGAGGCTTGGGTTTGGTGTGCTGAACAAAGTAGTGTTAGAGTTCCCTAAAGTATTTTGGGATGATACTGTAGATTACTTTGGGGCTACTGCAGAAGAAACAAGTCGAAGGGGCCAATGTTTTATGTTTTGGAATGTCAGGAAAACTGTTGGGGCTCCTGTTCTTATAGCACTTGTGGTTGGGAAGGCAGCTATAGATGGACAATGTATGAACACCTCTGATCatgtaaatcatgctttgatggtTCTTCGTAAACTTTTTGGCAAAGCTACTGTACCAGATCCTGTAGCAGCCGTTGTGACAAACTGGGGTATGGATCCTTTCACCAGGGGTGCCTATTCCTATGTTGCTATAGGTGCCTCTGGGGAGGACTACGATATTTTGGGGAGGCCTGTTTCAAACTGTTTATTTTTCTCGGGTGAAGCAACCTGCAAAGAGCACCCAGATACTGTTGGTGGTGCAATGATGAGTGGTCTTCGAGAAGCAGTTCGTATTATTGACATCTTCACTACTGGCAAGGATTATGTGGCAGAGGTTGACGCAATGGAACCTGTACAACAACAGGCAGATAGTGAAAGAAATGAAGTGAGAGACATGTCAAAGAGACTTGATGCATGCAAACTTTCCAATGTTCTTTGCAAGAACTCAGATGGCATGCATGCATTGCCCACAAAGGAAAGCTTACTGCAAGATATGTTCTCTAGTGCAAAGACTACTTCTGGACGATTACATCTGGCTAAAGAATTGTTTCGCCTTCCTGTTGAAACTCTCAAGTCCTTTGCTGGGACCAAGGAGGGACTTAGCATACTCAACACTTGGATCCTTGTAAGTTGATTCCTCTTTCAATTATTATGTGAATGAATTTCAGTATCAGGTTACTAAGATCCTTGAATATCTGAAGACTGGTCTTTACCATTTTAAATCAGGATTCATTGGGCAAAAATGCTACTCAGCTCTTGCGTCATTGTGTCCGTCTGCTTGTCCTTGTGTCGACAGATCTCCTGGCTGTTCGTTTGTCTGGTAGGCATTTTTCTATCTGATGTTTTATTTAAGATTTCAGAAAAGCACAAACTTTCTCATcactgaaataaattaatctgctGTGCCTATCTTGTAACTTATAAGTGCCTGTATGCCACCATATTGCATCTGTTGCTCTTATGTTGTGTATTATGTAATTCTTGTGATGTTCATGTAAACTTGTGCCAGATGATCATATTTTGTTATATTCAAAATTTATGGAAATATAATGGATTCATACTCCCTGCCAAAAAGAAAGATGCGTTTCAAATTTGGGGTGTTCTTATGAACTAGCTTCTTGTTATTCAGTGTGTTATATCTGTGTTCCACAACATGGAGGATAATTTTACTTGTAGACAGGTCTTTAGTTTGGAGAATCAAATTTCATTCAAATGGTTCACTTTTTTGCTTATGATTCTGTGTTACTATAATTTTATTAATGGAGGAATTCTTGGTACTTTTGAAAATGGAAAATCATAGATCCTGGATCTCTATTCTTATTGATGTTTATTTTGAGGTATTACTGATGCTTTCTTTTGCTTGGGTGGTGTAAATTTGGCTTCAACAAATTGAGGTGTTCTCCTTGTTTGTTTAAGTTGTAGATTTTGGGGTATTCATTCCGGTGAACAGTCAGCATGTTGGTGGACACATATTTATCTTATGCAACTCTCATATCATATCTAGGACCTAAGTGAGGAACACTAGGGAAAAGAACATGGATATAAGAGGAGACGCAGAAGTTGCACCAAGTAAGTAAAAAgtgataaataactaattaataaaGTACGGGCCTGGAAGTTGAGGGAATGAGGAAGCACCCTCAAGCAGAAGTATTTAAATTTGTACTATAGGATCATGAAAAAGGACCAAAAGGCAGTGTGAATTGTTACAATGGAATTGAAAAACTTGCTATCAAACATAGTTCTATAGTTGCTGTAGAGCTTACTCCAAATAATTAGGTCAACATTAGTGGCTGTTGTTATTTTAGCTCAAAACAATTTTTCATTCTCTAGTTAAAACACTTTTTTGTGGTATTGCTACCTGtagcataaattttcatcttcaaaTCCTATAATGTATATCAAGTTGTCAAAGGTCTGGGGTTTACCCTCAAGTGGTCAAAGGTCTGGGGTTTACCCTTCTTCTAATCTTTAATAAAAGGATATAAGTCTGACTGCTCTATGGAAAACCTCAATGAgtggatgatgcttgaaggaaaTATTCTCTTCCATTATTTACAGGAAAGATTCTCCTTTTTTATCACCAGGGTGTGATGATTTGTGTTTGCTAGATTTAGCTTTCAAAATCTTGCACATTTttgttgatgctttcaaatctgaaATGATTTTCAATTTTGAAGTCAATGGTAAGGCTGCTTTTGGGGGTTTCTAATTTCAAAACTGTGATTTATCCTTTCCAATATTTGAAGTCTTTGAATTTTGAGAATTGAGACTTTTTAGAAAGTGTTTAGTTAAAAAAATCAATGGAAAAAAGTAAGATGATGGGGGGTGAATAATGATTCAAAAATTTCTACTTAAAGTTGAGAAGTTCCCATTTATGATTTGAGTTatgaatttttgttgcaaaaccaAACGTATGGTGGTATAAAGGCATCTTGTAAATTCAAACAGAATATGGAATCATGAAATATCACAATACATTCCAGATATAATCTGAGAGTTTTGTAGCAAAACTCTGAGATTTAAGATGCACTTAGCATTCTTTAGCCTTGCCAAAAGGCTTAGTGCAGTAAATACTTGTTGTCTCTTCACCTTGAGGAGTTATTTATTTAAAGCACCAAGGAACATATAAGACTAGCTTCCCTTCCTAAAGCAATCAACTCCTTATAAGTTCCATTTGAGAGGCACTGGCATTGAATAATCTTTAAGTGTAACTGCATAGTTTGTAGGATTCTTGGAATGCTGACAATTTAGGACATATAGACACCAAGAAATGACACTCTTTGGCACCCCAAAAATGTAGTATCATGCTTAAGTTAGATTAAACTGTTGGCACTTGGAACGCTTATTGAGTAACTATCAAAAGGGATTTGACATTGTTGTTGTGCTGTATTGCAACTTTAAAGTATCTTGACCCTTTTTTTATAACAATGTTGATTAATGTTTCTGGACACTTCTTATGAAGTGTTGCACCCGTTCCCTCTCTCTTTATTGTAATATTGCATTAAATGCTAGTTTATACTACTGAGTTGACATGCATGTGTTCGTGCATCTGCATAAATATGCATAGGAGGCAGTCTTTGGTTCATTTCTCAAGATTACTGTGGATAACGATAATGGTTATTATGTTTAATGATGTATCATATGGGAAATTCTATGCTATCAAGACTGATATCAAGGTACCAACATTCAAGGAGCATATTGCACACAGGTCCAATATCATTCCAAGCCTAAACATAGCCAGTGCATTGCAACACACCTCAACACAGGTTGACAAAATTAATCTATTTATATGTATCTTTGTTTTCAACTACCAGAACATGTACAAGCTCACTTAATGTTGGGTAAGAAGTAGGTTGTTAATCTTGAAAGAGTATACCTGCATAAATGCATCAAAATATGTCCAAAGTTCAAACTTCAAAGTATTCCAGTTGCCACTTAAAGTTTCTATTTATTACTTATTAGATCCTTATGTCTTGATTTGTAATTGAATAAACAAAATAGAGTACGTGCCAGTAATTGATAGTGCTACATTATAAAAACTAGGATGAATTGTGAACCTTTAGTTTTTATAGTTATTGAAATTTATGTGCAATGAAGTTTACAGGAGGCAATGGTTAGAAGAGGTGCTCGGGAATGCACCTGGGGTCTAGAGAGAGGTGGTTTGACACAAACTAACATAGATGGaagttgtgataaaaaatttgaaaaaacttGCACTAACTTCAAAGGCTGCCTTTATGGAAACAATTGACAAATGAGGGTTTCTAATGCTGTTTTTGGTGTTTCTGGGTTGTTAGGATAATGTTTGATGGTTCACGCTATCTGTTTTACCTTATGAAAGTTGTAAGTGAAGGAACATAGGTGGCAGGATCACTTTCTTTCCAACGTGGGATTATCCCCACATGACAATATTAGTACAAAGTGTGCCTGGTTGCTTGAGACATATAAAGCTGTTAGTCTTCATGAATGTCATTGAAAATGCTTATGATGATGCAACTATATAAAGGGACATTTGAGAGTTATGAGGACATGAGCATTATGTGTTGAGGTGCTTCTTTTTCTGCTCATATAACCTTAGGGAACACGAGGGTAGAGAGGCCATACTCTGCATCAGGGAGTGTTCAACTAGTATCAGTATCACCCACAGATATTCCAAAGTGTCTACATGTGAAATCTTGTGATGCACAACTGTTGGAGAATATTCAAAATGTCTGGCAATAGTAAGTAATATGACTTGGACTGAGAACAGTGATTATGATCTCTCTTTGTTTGATGTGCTTTTTTCATTATTTGATGTGCAGCGTTGGATTTAATGAGGATTTTTGCCTTCGAATACTAGTGTTGTCAGTAGTAATTGTGAACGGGGAGCATGCATTGCTTATATTGACCTAAAATTATAGATTTCATTTGGAAGCCTTATGTTCTTTTAATATGTTCAAGttgtgtatattttttttttttcatttgaaccCGCCAAATTTATTCTAAAACTTACTATGCATGCTTTTGCATATTTTTCTGTGATGTCATGTATCTTTTAGTTTCTTAATATGCAAGATTTACATTTTTGTGAATAAGCATTAAATTTTCTTGTCACtatatttgtgtatatatatagtaAAAATATCTAGCATTATCTGTCATGTGATTTTGAAATGGTGGTATGGATACATTTTGAACTATGAAGCACATTtatatgattcttttttttttttttatgcaaattTGTTTTGGTTTGCATCATAATGATCATCAAGCCTAGTGTCAATTTTTTGTATAAATAATGAGTTTTCCCTGTTGTAGGGATTGGAAGGACTGTAAAGGAGAAGGTCTGTGTTCATACTAGTCGAGATATCCGTGCTATAGCAAGTCAGCTGGTCAGTGTGTGGATTGAAGTTTTCCGTAAGGAAAAGGCCACAAATGGTGGGCTGAAACTATTGAGGCAAACAACAACATCAGAATCATCCAAGGTCAGATCTAAAGAACTGATGTCAGGAAAGCCACCTTTACGTATGGCTAATGAAGCATTGGATAGTAAAGGCAATTTGCAGGTTCCTTCATCTGCTAGAACACATTCACCTTCCACACCAAATAATAAGAAATTCGATGGCAGGATAGCCAAGTTAGAACCCATAATGGACACAAATTCTGAGGTTAACTCGTCATGCTCTCAGCGAGTGATACAGGAATCTAAGTTGGAGGGTAATGTGGTAATGTCTGAAGAAGAGGCTGCAGCTTTTGCTGCTGCTGAAGCTGCACGTTCTGCTGCTCTTAAAGCTGCTGAGGTCTGTATTAAAAACCCTCTTTTAAATTAACCTATCTCTTTTCTATTATTAATTAGAAAATATTTTGTTTTCTTGTCAATATTCTTGTTCTAACATCATCTGGACTGAATTTAGATATTGGTTGTTCTTTGTAGGCATTTGCATCTTCAGAAGCAGAGGTTAGTGCATTGCGCGAGCTTCCAAAGATACCATCATTTCATAAATTTGCAAGACGTGAACAGTATGCACAGATGGAAGAATCTGACATAAGAAAGAAATGGTCTGGTGGCATTCTTGGAAGGCAAGATTGTGTAGCTGAAATAGACTCAAGAAACTGCAGGGTCAGAAATTGGTCTGTTGATTTTACTGCCACCTGTGCCAATCTCGACAATTCAAAATTGTCTGGTGATAACTATACACAAAGGAGTTATTCAAATGAAATGGCATGCCCTTCAAATCTAAGAGAACATTCTGGAGAAAGTGGAGCAATAGATAGTAGATGgacaaaggcatgggttgatacAGATACAGCTGGTAGTGTGGGTGTCAAGGATTCGCTTGCCATTGAGAGGTGGCAGTCTCAAGCAATGGATGCAGATGCTGATTTTTATAACCAGATGCACATAAAGGATGAGGAAGATTCAAATAAAATGTCAACTGTATCCAGTTTAAGGCACCAAAGGCATATTGGAGGAAGTACTGCCTCACAAGTTGCAGACAACAGATCATCGTTAGATGGTCAACCTAGAGGAATAGACCATATTAAACAAGGTGTGGTGGACTATGTGGCATCATTACTCATGCCCTTATATAAAACTAGGAAGATTGACAGAGAAGGATATAAGTCTATAATGAAGAAAACTGCTACCAAGGTAAACTCTTGCATTTTATCTTTTCATAAAGTTGAGAGGATTTAGGTCAGTGATTGGCACCTGCAGTTCTGGCATATTTTAGCCGTACGGACTCCTTAGTATATCATATTTCATCATTTATAAATTCTGGGATAAGAGTCATTGTCTTGCTAAATTATTCTCTTCAGTTCATTCTATTTCTTGTGAGCATGCTTGTAGATTCTGGTTAAGTTCTGATTGTACTGTCTTTATAGTCCACTTATGCTTCTGTCTGTCTTACCTTTTCTGCCAACTTTGCTGGTTAATTAGATAAGTTGCAATTATGTACAATGAGCATCAAAGGTCATAATGTTCATCACATTTAGATTCTTCATACTAGTTAGCATTGGGAACTAGGTGTCCACACATTGAAGTTGTTGGAAACACCCCCCTCCCTCTTTCATTAGTTTAAAATTGCGATTTTGCTTATGTTTATGTTCTTTGCTTCGATTTTGTCAGGTAATGGAACAATGTACAGAAGCAGAAAAGGGGATGGCAGTTTATGAGTTTCTCGATTCTAAGCGGAAGCATAAGGTCTGCACTTTGGATCTCATACAGATATTTTCCATGTTGCTTCATGTAAAAACCTAATACATCATGCTAAAGTTTTCTGATCTCCTGAATAGCAACTATTTATGTTGGCTGTGGTCATTGTTTTTGGCTATGTTGCTATTGCTATGGACCCTTTTTTCTGGTGTAGTTATAATATTTCCTCATGCTAGACATCTGAAATTTGTCCCTTGACCTGTTGTACATTTTTCTCTCCATGGTGAACTATACTTTGCAGCTATAGTTCGTCTTTTGACTCTGCTTTACATATATTGTTGCAGATTCGATCTTTTGTGGACAAGTTGATTGAAAGGCACATGGCAATGAATCAAAAAGCACAGTCCTGATGCTTTCAAGGATTGCCTTTGAAGCAAATCATTTGCAAGTGATGCCTGTTATTTATAAATTGCATCCTGAGTGAGGAATCAAAATGGCCTATCAGTTTGTTCTACAGTGGTAGATGGAATCAGAAGAATGCTTGCCAATCAATTTCATCTGTTTTAATTTTCGTGCAGAACACTCAAGTTGTCAATGCTGGGACACACTCTAGGATATGGCACAAGCATCTAGTTGAAAGTTGTCAAATATGGAGCAAATCTATGGACCACCAACATTCTAAATTCTTGGAAAAATTGATTTTCTTTCATGTGCTTCTTGGTTCACAATGATGCTTAAGAGGAAAGAGAATCGAGTTTAAGTTGGAACTTCAGTGACCAATTGGTTTTTGGTGCTGGGCTTGAAGCAACAGATTTTTGAATGAGCACTGGTGGTATTATCGGAGGATCAATTGGATTCAGGTGCAGTTGTTCCATTGAGTACCATCTGGAGCTTGTATTCTTTAGATTACAAATTAACCCTATTCTTTGTTCAAGGGATCCCATACATGAGACCAGATCTTTTTCCTCTT from Elaeis guineensis isolate ETL-2024a chromosome 4, EG11, whole genome shotgun sequence includes these protein-coding regions:
- the LOC105043342 gene encoding lysine-specific histone demethylase 1 homolog 3, which codes for MNDERNHLGEEHMEQESGFCGYLDVTDVVGLGTTEPAYLEPISDNLKMGDEVEEQKRKSLPSVGMGRGSDDDERPIGSLFKVKKPRAGKKGKPLVAEARAENPRDEKGDSDGFYDTLASFKKKLKRPKRAKGACDAGSGVEKVSSSSGGVKVPARMEDSGLDAPLEDAGKSGRKIPESDSEKKNEKKGISVSHESSGHSSDVSLEDSVSALVNKAHSCSVQRTRLVSKKRKEIEINTSTENELKQSANKVSADSSSPVVEAAPSLDGRLSSPADGARQGLFARRRGRKPHGAPVTDMMEVSIAVVEGMDQTSNDEMLEEKMPVVVGKTRTSIRKGRAGTQKPLESRRSSSRTVKESLPVQESSSFFHPKVRVESTRHDAEGFDRSAEKDLDSSEPSLLQSLNSDSVLETKKTRPAATEEDGLGRFIRHSGKLIQNSHETSDDILPHQVKEKMLEDSSNQFSTGNVSHLMHKVAELSASDPISTWTGNVVEFRPCSQKVTGTSPSQSKDVTFDSTHLLVQDSPTVQAVKMSEECAESGNALNQIIGGASRENPLMQIQRKEIVESLDNDPTDDLCEETMSKDTVMRTDGLNLPSKEAFGKPSPHTERVSSVLRSKQLADADNSDVLLGPCSENLKESLRNSLDENTESSTPEKMDVDPNDGIKEEYDSLSYGVSLLDGDKKAQDIHKYGDDLDPPRDVPLSVKSQPLPVTMQLEEKLEPGDGLPSSNVSISVLSSQGGKQPALSSAIDCKDLPATGESLHQFVEDNLLEDLDDAPKEPSSARSQYLLVTKDSSAAFSRTNLLDLKETYQVGAAVISDHDNADNQLGVPRVMRHIKRRRHGDMAYEGDVDWEVLMHEQGLFTNTSTDDGNRSVRAREKSDSHSNILEEVGNSRTAAVAAGLKARAVTPIEKIKFKDVLKRKGGLQEYLDCRNLILGRWSKDVKHILPLVDCGVSDTPSEDESPRDSLIREIYMFLDRNGYINAGIASEKETSDLPGLHHSEVPKKLKPKKTYGVKTTGSELEVPLVQSYFKVSENAEMMENDMPFLVQNTKLKLDSEVHENNNLHSSGSGSELSSLVKLNEQTVGCMELNVQSACRRCETETFNSVKFGNNMCTDWDCNPRSGYSNVIPDDQEIQPNDPQAKPHGCPICVSSSKIIGHEPNPDVSLKQIEDFCDMHQSVESKRENIAYIENRVAQSTLRSFEVDNGSESDLKVSKRIIIVGAGPAGLTAARHLQRQGFSVTVLEARDRIGGRVYTDRKSLSVPVDLGASIITGVEADVATERRPDPSSLICKQLGLELTVLNSDCPLYDIVTGHKVPAELDDALEAEYNSLLDDMVVLVAQNGEGAMRMSLEDGLEYALRRRRTAQLTSAALDFDQVKMDCNSGMINTVTNASMATEMTNAEDSLTTDILSPLERRVMDWHFANLEYGCAALLKEVSLPYWNQDDVYGGFGGAHCMIKGGYSTIIESLGKGLDIHLNQIVTEVVYDMKDSGEVGQQQNKVKVSTSNGGEFVGDAVLITVPLGCLKADSIKFSPPLPEWKKSSIQRLGFGVLNKVVLEFPKVFWDDTVDYFGATAEETSRRGQCFMFWNVRKTVGAPVLIALVVGKAAIDGQCMNTSDHVNHALMVLRKLFGKATVPDPVAAVVTNWGMDPFTRGAYSYVAIGASGEDYDILGRPVSNCLFFSGEATCKEHPDTVGGAMMSGLREAVRIIDIFTTGKDYVAEVDAMEPVQQQADSERNEVRDMSKRLDACKLSNVLCKNSDGMHALPTKESLLQDMFSSAKTTSGRLHLAKELFRLPVETLKSFAGTKEGLSILNTWILDSLGKNATQLLRHCVRLLVLVSTDLLAVRLSGIGRTVKEKVCVHTSRDIRAIASQLVSVWIEVFRKEKATNGGLKLLRQTTTSESSKVRSKELMSGKPPLRMANEALDSKGNLQVPSSARTHSPSTPNNKKFDGRIAKLEPIMDTNSEVNSSCSQRVIQESKLEGNVVMSEEEAAAFAAAEAARSAALKAAEAFASSEAEVSALRELPKIPSFHKFARREQYAQMEESDIRKKWSGGILGRQDCVAEIDSRNCRVRNWSVDFTATCANLDNSKLSGDNYTQRSYSNEMACPSNLREHSGESGAIDSRWTKAWVDTDTAGSVGVKDSLAIERWQSQAMDADADFYNQMHIKDEEDSNKMSTVSSLRHQRHIGGSTASQVADNRSSLDGQPRGIDHIKQGVVDYVASLLMPLYKTRKIDREGYKSIMKKTATKVMEQCTEAEKGMAVYEFLDSKRKHKIRSFVDKLIERHMAMNQKAQS